A genomic stretch from Alosa sapidissima isolate fAloSap1 chromosome 3, fAloSap1.pri, whole genome shotgun sequence includes:
- the LOC121704798 gene encoding alpha-tectorin-like isoform X1: protein MGFAICVCVLSAVMLMMGELSAAQGFSTIATSPEPTTTAAEETTTASMSNAIVSSTTATSPSTTARSPTSTATSPSSTTLTTAAFPEPTTTEAMTTSASTAVISTTATSPMTTSTGMPGSQSVPLSPAFDPCHAYTVLDDEWRAANNTIHDNYNILRCDTQFSWQGWYRMFYRGTDAHMPEYCVRMNRCGAHAPLWLNGTHPRVGEGIVTRQVCGHWKWGSSNPDDCCKFANPPVRIKACPGNYYVYEFVRPFTCYLAYCTDVGDTDLNRIAPDPTLGPTPQPITGTTASLPAGVFYPFGAGDSYTSRSDDDSTYVGIAQSFHYFRQTLNQIYVNNNGFLTFDSGWRGWSPYQFPAYAHRNIIAPFWTDIDNTRRGYISYQQYTSGSVLQQATTDINQYFPGLSFSASWVFVATWDKVEYYEKSGTETSFQVVLISGGQRSFALMNYGAIASTRHLVQAGYDTINSEHHFSIPGSFKSNITNLRHTSNVNRPGRWAFRIDDGPQGCQYNGLPVQVGDSFWRDATCQQRCTCVSGGLLQCQQQPCSYSQACRPAPFQYSCQNIQRGTCTISGDPHYYTFDGSVFHFQGTCTYVLSEACGNGLPYYRIEGKNEHRGSTHVSWTRLVRVWVYDEEIELVKGNQYQAMVNGSFVTTPFTLRHGSIRVYQSGFSVAVSTDFGLLVTYDANHYVRISVPYEYQNATCGLCGNFNFQPNDDFRTRGGQLVSSDVEFANSWKAEGDTDPGCQDVRCAGLACASCTHSQRTLYGNTAHCGILSNSVGPFASCHSRLSSQTFIENCVYDLCVGDGYQPILCQALNVYAAQCQQEGIQLGQWRSQGFCEIPCPANSHFESQGTGCPATCSNPNAPQNCPLPSQESCICNAGYVRSGGECVRQSDCGCTFEGRYYTAGETVVLDQDCGRRCNCTQGSMICQAHSCSELEVCGVHGGVRGCRPVSFSTCWVESFGSYRTFDGQTFHYPGACSLTLARVRGQSELPHFQVTVEKVPTGPRDFDRHLKFEAEDTQVSVEMGEGATTKVDGQTVGLPFSVSPGHISIYHSSVKGVVIETNFGVLVRADWPNVIRITAPGNYNGTLGGLCGNLNGDLRDDFLSPTGIPLNDSQQFGDSWRDGSLSAHCVEPQVWEPGHYQNTSQFRELCGIMGWGHGPFGQCQASLDPWSRIEDCVQTLVRTQGAREGLCEALRGYALLCQQSGITVGEWRNITNCEATCPSNSHYELCGTSCPASCPSLSFPFLCTQQCQEGCQCNDGFLLSGDRCVPPTGCGCHHGGHYRQSGERYWYGEECQFLCQCNGITGQSHCTTSSCSAQESCRIVEGQYGCHPKPEATCSASGDPHYTSFDRRTFDFQGTCRYVLASVCNGTQGLPHFQVEARNEAWNGLQVSITVAVYVNVSGHLVYISKYNQGTVQVNGETRNLPIVLDQGRVSVYANGLHTFVKTDFGLTVSYDGQWVLDITVPSNYSGATCGLCGNFNGFQGDDFTVHNGSSGSVALSVSEFGDYWKVDDGIPCTGGCGNSCPVCRDDWRARAMCELLRASNGPLSFCHSHVDPQPFFNDCVFDVCLSGDRSEVLCRAMEAYVSACQEKNVIVYPWRQNSTCQMECPENSHYDLCGTECGHTCASSIDASCDRTCAEGCFCNDGFVRSGGRCVPVEQCGCLYDGFYFDIGEQFWTQDCSQRCECFAPNDLRCIQSSCPPSQECSVKDGRRGCYGHLSACTVWGDPHYFTFDGAVAHFQGTCAYEITHTCGNMSDDALTFRIVAANSHRGNLIVSFVSTVDVWLSQGGVQSHISIGQNRRVKIDGQDNNANSIHIGSLAQLTRESGFVVVNASGELVVQFDGRSRLLVRLSPDYHQSVCGMCGNHNGNPADDKVLPNGTLAQTDREFGESWKSDASSPGCGASDRIGDDTCVFEAEYTDLCSIITNSSGPFQQCNLHVDPQAYFTSCVYDLCAYTPANGMLCSAVEAYETACNVLGLQTPEWRSALHCSAVDPCEELDCTEEEWCGQKDGVYGCFCNEDHPRPQPECYDSVEFCSSSTGTMSLSRCQLFEAGFSSDTLRLNDPSCNGTLQDGRVEFLFDNDNHVCGTSLRSNSTHFIYENSIHGEANSASGPISRERRINLLFCCVYPLTQTLSMNIEINPLESRITKKLPGGEGSYHVRMIPYEDAGFSHAFSGRVNVAVNQQIYVAVQVDGVDSRQIAMVIDSCWATPVNQPNYHIRWDLIRNRCANPNDNTVELVENGVSTTGRFSFRMFTFNANSSKVYLHCSIHLCLVANNDCTAHCYPGYHQRHRRSVDFHDSASISLGPLVLANGNEEGRNMFVPQPVRVSKASGLTASLMVLLLSVLPLKALLI, encoded by the exons GTTTCTCAACGATTGCAACATCTCcagaaccaacaacaacagcagctgaa GAGACAACAACTGCTTCTATGTCAAATGCAATAGTATCATCAACAACTGCAACATCTCCATCAACAACTGCAAGATCTCCAACAAGTACGGCAACATCTCCATCAAGTACAACGCTAACTACGGCAGCATTTcctgaaccaacaacaaccgaGGCAATGACCACTTCAGCATCAACAGCAGTAATATCAACGACTGCAACATCTCCAATGACTACCTCTACTGGCATGCCTG GTTCACAAAGTGTACCCCTGAGTCCTGCATTTGATCCTTGTCATGCCTACACGGTGCTGGATGACGAATGGAGGGCTGCTAACAATACAATCCACGATAACTACAACATCTTAAGGTGTGATACTCAGTTCAGCTGGCAAGGCTGGTATCGCATGTTTTACAGGGGAACTGATGCCCATATGCCAGAGTATTGTGTGAGAATGAACCGCTGTGGAGCCCATGCTCCTTTGTGGCTAAATGGAACGCACCCTCGAGTGGGAGAGGGTATTGTGACACGGCAGGTCTGTGGGCACTGGAAGTGGGGATCATCCAATCCAGATGACTGCTGTAAATTCGCCAACCCACCTGTTCGAATCAAAGCGTGCCCTGGAAATTACTATGTGTATGAATTTGTTAGACCATTCACCTGCTACCTGGCCTACTGCACAG ATGTTGGTGATACTGATTTAAACAGGATAGCCCCAGATCCAACATTAGGACCAACCCCCCAACCCATCACTGGCACGACAGCAAGCCTCCCTGCAG GTGTTTTTTACCCATTTGGAGCAGGGGATTCATATACCAGTCGTTCCGATGATGACTCTACATATGTTGGCATAGCACAATCATTCCACTATTTCAGGCAGACATTAAACCAGATATAT GTCAATAACAACGGATTTCTCACTTTTGATTCTGGATGGCGAGGATGGAGTCCATACCAATTTCCTGCTTATGCACACCGCAACATCATTGCCCCATTCTGGACAGACATCGACAACACCCGCAGAGGCTACATATCCTACCAGCAGTACACCAGTGGCAGTGTTCTTCAGCAAGCCACTACAGACATTAACCAGTATTTCCCTGGGTTGAGCTTCTCAGCTTCCTGGGTCTTTGTTGCAACATGGGACAAAGTGGAATATTATGAGAAGTCAGGAACA GAAACCTCATTCCAAGTGGTCCTTATCTCAGGAGGTCAACGTTCATTTGCTCTGATGAATTATGGTGCCATTGCTTCAACGCGCCATCTAGTTCAG GCTGGCTATGACACCATCAACTCAGAACATCATTTCTCAATCCCTGGGTCCTTCAAGAGCAACATCACCAATCTAAGACACACTAGCAATGTCAACAGGCCAGGCCGCTGGGCCTTCCGTATTGATGATGGACCACAAGGCTGCCAATACAATG GTTTACCTGTGCAGGTAGGGGACTCTTTCTGGAGAGATGCCACCTGTCAGCAGAGATGCACCTGCGTCAGTGGAGGCCTCCTCCAGTGCCAGCAGCAGCCCTGCAGCTACTCCCAGGCGTGTCGTCCAGCACCCTTCCAGTACTCCTGCCAGAATATTCAGCGCGGCACCTGCACCATCTCTGGAGACCCCCACTACTACACCTTTGACGGGAGTGTCTTTCACTTCCAGGGAACCTGCACATACGTCCTGTCAGAG GCTTGTGGCAATGGACTGCCGTACTACCGGATTGAAGGGAAGAATGAACATCGGGGCAGCACACATGTGTCTTGGACTCGTCTTGTAAGAGTGTGGGTTTATGATGAGGAAATTGAACTTGTCAAAGGCAATCAGTACCAAGCAATG GTGAATGGTAGCTTTGTAACGACCCCATTTACCCTCCGACACGGGTCCATCCGAGTCTACCAATCAGGTTTCTCTGTGGCTGTCAGTACAGATTTTGGCCTGCTGGTCACCTACGATGCCAATCACTATGTCAGAATCTCAGTACCCTATGAGTACCAGAATGCAACCTGTGGCCTGTGTGGCAACTTCAACTTCCAACCTAACGATGACTTCCGAACCCGCGGTGGGCAGCTTGTGAGCTCAGACGTGGAGTTTGCTAACAGCTGGAAGGCAGAAGGGGACACTGACCCTGGCTGCCAGGACGTGCGATGTGCAGGACTTGCTTGTGCTTCCTGTACCCATAGCCAAAGGACTCTTTATGGAAACACAGCCCACTGTGGTATCTTAAGCAACAGTGTCGGTCCATTTGCCTCCTGTCACTCAAGGCTGTCTTCACAGACCTTTATAGAAAACTGCGTATATGATCTTTGTGTGGGCGATGGCTACCAGCCCATTCTCTGCCAAGCACTGAATGTGTACGCTGCCCAGTGCCAACAAGAGGGCATCCAGTTGGGCCAGTGGAGAAGCCAGGGATTCTGTG AAATCCCCTGTCCAGCCAACAGTCACTTTGAGTCTCAAGGAACTGGATGCCCTGCAACCTGCAGCAACCCCAACGCCCCCCAGAATTGCCCTCTGCCCAGCCAGGAGAGCTGCATCTGCAATGCTGGCTATGTCCGAAGCGGTGGGGAGTGCGTTCGGCAGAGTGACTGTGGCTGCACCTTTGAGGGGCGGTACTACACAGCTGGGGAGACAGTGGTGCTAGACCAGGACTGTGGGAGACGTTGCAACTGTACTCAAGGGTCAATGATCTGCCAGGCACACAGCTGCAGTGAGCTTGAGGTGTGTGGGGTCCACGGTGGGGTGCGGGGCTGCAGACCTGTCAGCTTCTCCACCTGCTGGGTGGAGAGCTTTGGGTCCTACCGCACTTTTGATGGACAGACCTTCCACTACCCAGGTGCATGTAGTCTGACGCTGGCTAGGGTCAGGGGACAATCTGAATTACCTCACTTTCAAGTAACTGTTGAGAAAGTTCCCACAGGCCCAAGAGATTTTGACAGACATCTGAAGTTTGAAGCAGAAGATACACAAGTCTCGGTGGAGATGGGAGAGGGAGCCACAACTAAG GTGGATGGGCAAACAGTGGGCCTTCCGTTCAGCGTCAGCCCCGGTCATATTAGCATCTACCACAGCAGTGTAAAGGGTGTTGTCATAGAGACCAACTTTGGAGTGCTGGTGAGAGCTGACTGGCCAAACGTCATCCGCATCACCGCTCCAGGCAACTACAACGGCACTCTGGGAGGCCTGTGTGGAAATCTGAATGGAGACCTTCGTGATGACTTCCTCTCCCCCACTGGAATTCCCCTCAACGACTCTCAGCAGTTTGGGGACAGCTGGAGAGATGGCTCCCTGTCAGCACACTGTGTAGAACCTCAGGTATGGGAACCTGGACACTACCAGAACACCAGCCAGTTCAGGGAGCTCTGTGGCATTATGGGATGGGGACATGGGCCTTTTGGCCAGTGCCAAGCAAGTCTTGACCCCTGGAGCCGAATTGAAGACTGTGTCCAGACTCTAGTGAGGACGCAAGGTGCTCGAGAGGGACTGTGTGAGGCACTGCGTGGCTACGCCCTGCTTTGCCAACAGAGTGGCATCACAGTAGGGGAATGGAGGAACATCACTAACTGTG AGGCAACTTGCCCATCTAACAGCCATTATGAGCTATGTGGTACGTCCTGCCCAGCTTCCTGCCCAAGCCTGTCTTTCCCCTTCTTGTGTACCCAGCAGTGCCAGGAGGGGTGCCAGTGTAATGACGGGTTCCTCCTGAGTGGGGATCGCTGTGTGCCACCCACAGGTTGTGGCTGCCACCACGGTGGGCATTACAGACAGAGTGGAGAGCGCTACTGGTACGGCGAGGAGTGCCAGTTCCTGTGCCAGTGTAATGGCATTACTGGGCAGTCGCATTGCACCACCTCTTCTTGTAGTGCTCAGGAGTCTTGTCGAATTGTGGAAGGACAGTATGGCTGCCATCCCAAACCTGAGGCCACCTGCTCGGCCTCTGGAGACCCACACTACACCTCCTTTGACAGACGCACCTTTGACTTCCAGGGCACTTGTCGTTACGTCCTGGCATCAGTGTGCAATGGAACACAAGGCCTACCTCACTTTCAGGTGGAGGCCAGGAATGAGGCATGGAATGGTCTGCAGGTCTCCATCACTGTGGCTGTTTATGTCAATGTGTCTGGACATCTCGTGTACATCTCAAAATACAACCAGGGAACCGTGCAG GTGAATGGCGAGACAAGAAACTTGCCGATCGTTCTTGATCAGGGAAGAGTGTCAGTGTATGCCAACGGGCTTCACACATTTGTGAAAACAGACTTTGGTCTAACTGTCAGTTATGACGGCCAGTGGGTGTTGGACATCACAGTACCATCCAACTACAGTGGAGCTACATGCGGCTTGTGTGGCAACTTCAACGGTTTCCAGGGTGATGACTTTACGGTCCATAACGGCAGTTCAGGCTCTGTTGCCCTCTCTGTTTCTGAGTTTGGAGACTACTGGAAGGTTGATGACGGCATTCCCTGTACTGGAGGATGTGGAAACTCCTGCCCAGTGTGTCGAGATGACTGGAGAGCCCGTGCCATGTGTGAGCTACTCAGAGCTAGCAATGGACCACTGAGCTTCTGCCATTCCCATGTGGACCCCCAGCCATTCTTCAACGACTGTGTCTTTGACGTGTGCTTGTCTGGTGACAGAAGCGAAGTCCTCTGCCGTGCAATGGAAGCATATGTCAGCGCATGCCAAGAGAAAAATGTCATTGTCTACCCCTGGAGACAAAACTCCACCTGCC AAATGGAGTGTCCAGAAAACAGCCACTACGATCTGTGTGGCACAGAGTGTGGGCACACCTGTGCCAGCAGCATTGATGCCAGCTGTGACAGGACGTGTGCTGAGGGCTGTTTCTGCAATGATGGATTTGTGAGGAGCGGGGGGCGCTGTGTGCCTGTGGAGCAGTGTGGCTGTCTTTATGATGGCTTCTACTTTGAT ATCGGAGAACAGTTCTGGACACAGGACTGTTCACAGCGCTGTGAGTGTTTTGCCCCCAATGACCTTCGCTGTATCCAGTCCTCTTGCCCTCCAAGTCAGGAATGCTCTGTCAAAGATGGCCGCCGGGGTTGCTATGGGCACCTGTCAGCCTGCACGGTCTGGGGAGACCCCCACTACTTCACCTTTGATGGGGCTGTGGCTCACTTTCAG GGCACCTGTGCTTATGAGATTACCCACACCTGTGGCAACATGAGTGATGATGCCTTGACCTTCCGCATAGTAGCCGCTAACAGTCACCGTGGCAACTtaattgtgtcttttgtgtccACTGTGGATGTGTGGCTCTCTCAGGGAGGAGTTCAAAGCCACATCAGCATTGGACAGAACAGGAGAGTCAAG ATTGATGGCCAAGATAACAATGCAAACAGCATTCACATTGGCTCCCTGGCACAGTTGACTCGTGAGTCTGGATTTGTGGTTGTGAATGCCTCAGGGGAGTTGGTGGTCCAGTTTGATGGTCGTAGTAGACTTCTAGTCAGACTGAGTCCAGATTATCACCAATctgtgtgtggaatgtgtggCAATCACAATGGCAACCCAGCAGACGACAAAGTTCTGCCCAATGGCACTCTGGCCCAGACTGACAGGGAATTCGGTGAAAGTTGGAAATCAGATGCAAGCAGTCCTGG ATGTGGAGCCAGTGACCGAATTGGTGACGACACGTGTGTATTTGAAGCAGAATACACAGATCTGTGCAGCATCATCACCAACAGCAGTGGCCCATTCCAGCAGTGCAACCTGCATGTTGACCCACAGGCGtacttcacttcctgtgtgtACGATCTCTGTGCCTACACACCAGCCAATGGCATGCTGTGCTCAGCAGTGGAGGCCTATGAGACAGCTTGCAATGTGCTGGGGCTCCAAACACCAGAATGGCGTTCTGCACTGCATTGCT CTGCAGTTGACCCTTGTGAAGAGCTGGACTGCACTGAGGAGGAGTGGTGTGGCCAAAAAGATGGAGTCTACGGCTGCTTCTGCAATGAGGATCACCCGAGACCTCAACCTGAGTGCTATG actctgTTGAGTTCTGTTCCAGCAGCACAGGCACCATGTCTTTGTCTCGCTGCCAGCTGTTTGAGGCAGGCTTCTCGTCTGACACCCTCCGCCTCAACGACCCCAGCTGCAACGGCACACTCCAAGATGGCAGAGTGGAGTTCCTCTTCGACAATGACAACCACGTTTGTGGAACCTCGCTAAGG AGCAACAGCACCCACTTCATCTATGAGAACTCCATCCATGGGGAGGCCAACTCAGCCAGCGGTCCCATCAGCAGAGAGAGACGGATAAACCTGCTCTTTTGCTGTGTCTACCCCCTCACACAGACCCTCTCCATGAATATAGAAATCAACCCACTGGAGAG CCGTATTACTAAGAAGCTACCAGGAGGGGAAGGAAGCTACCATGTCCGTATGATTCCCTATGAAGATGCAGGATTCTCCCATGCGTTCTCTGGGAGGGTGAATGTGGCGGTGAATCAGCAGATCTATGTGGCTGTCCAAGTGGACGGAGTCGATAGCCGTCAGATTGCCATGGTGATCGACTCCTGCTGGGCCACTCCAGTCAATCAGCCAAACTACCACATCCGATGGGACCTCATCAGAAACAG GTGTGCTAACCCCAATGACAATACAGTGGAGCTGGTGGAGAATGGGGTCAGTACAACAGGCCGATTCTCCTTCAGGATGTTCACCTTCAATGCAAACTCCTCCAAGGTTTACCTGCACTGCAGCATCCACCTGTGCTTGGTGGCAAACAATGACTGCACAGCC CACTGTTACCCAGGTTACCATCAGAGGCATCGACGTTCTGTTGATTTCCATGACAGCGCCTCCATCTCACTGGGGCCTCTGGTTTTGGCCAATGGCAATGAAG AGGGAAGAAACATGTTTGTCCCACAGCCTGTGAGGGTGTCTAAGGCCTCGGGTCTGACTGCATCTCTGATGGTCCTgctcctctctgttctccctCTCAAGGCTCTGCTCatctaa